A genomic segment from Brucella pseudogrignonensis encodes:
- a CDS encoding peptide ABC transporter substrate-binding protein, translated as MFRKTLMTGVCLVALMGAASAEVVLNRGNDTDPATLDHHRTSTVSEGNVLRDLYDGLTIQNANGEAVPGVAKSWDISEDGLVYTFHLRDDAKWSNGDPVTAGDFSFAFHRLMDPKTAAGYASMLFVIKNAEDVAGGKKPVDELGVEAVDDHTLKVTLNSPAPYFLELLTHQTGFPLHKKSVEENGDKFTTPGKMVTNGAYELVSFTPNDKIVMKKNPNYYEADQVKIDTINWIPFEDRASCMRRFEAKEVQICSDVPAEQMDYVKKNLANEFRMAPYLGVYYLPVKGKTADSKLKDPRVRQALSMAIDRDFIADQVWQGTMLPGYSLVPPGINHYVKDAPKLDYSDDMLDREDKAKELLKEAGVEPNTLSIELLYNTSENNKNTMAAIADQLGNIGVNATLNETEGATYFNFLREDGPFDIARAGWIGDYNDPQNFLYIAQSDVSFNYSKVKNPEYDAKMAEAAKILDLDARAKVLAEAEQLKLDDMSNIPILYYSSRALVSDKIDGWNDNLMDSHKTRWLSFKQ; from the coding sequence GTGTTTCGTAAAACTTTAATGACAGGTGTTTGTCTTGTGGCGCTTATGGGAGCGGCATCGGCTGAGGTCGTTCTTAATCGCGGCAATGACACTGATCCGGCAACGCTCGATCATCATCGCACGTCCACCGTGTCTGAAGGCAACGTCCTTCGCGATTTGTATGATGGCTTGACCATCCAGAACGCAAATGGTGAAGCCGTACCAGGTGTGGCGAAGTCATGGGATATTTCGGAAGACGGTTTGGTCTACACGTTCCATCTTCGTGATGATGCGAAATGGTCGAATGGCGATCCGGTAACTGCTGGTGATTTCAGCTTTGCTTTTCACCGTCTGATGGACCCGAAAACGGCAGCTGGCTATGCGAGCATGTTGTTTGTCATCAAGAACGCGGAAGACGTTGCTGGTGGTAAAAAGCCTGTCGATGAGCTGGGTGTTGAAGCTGTAGACGATCACACGCTTAAGGTAACGCTTAACTCCCCTGCTCCTTATTTCCTTGAACTTCTGACTCACCAGACCGGCTTCCCGCTACATAAGAAGAGCGTTGAAGAAAATGGCGATAAGTTCACGACACCTGGGAAAATGGTGACGAACGGCGCTTACGAACTGGTCAGTTTCACGCCGAACGACAAGATCGTCATGAAGAAGAATCCTAATTACTATGAAGCCGATCAGGTCAAGATCGATACTATCAACTGGATTCCATTCGAAGACCGCGCCAGCTGTATGCGCCGTTTCGAGGCCAAGGAAGTTCAGATTTGCTCTGACGTTCCAGCCGAACAGATGGATTATGTGAAGAAGAACCTCGCCAACGAATTCCGTATGGCACCTTATCTCGGTGTTTATTATCTGCCGGTCAAAGGCAAGACTGCTGACAGCAAGTTGAAAGATCCGCGTGTTCGTCAGGCTCTGTCTATGGCGATCGACCGTGATTTCATTGCCGATCAGGTCTGGCAGGGCACCATGCTCCCAGGTTATTCGCTGGTTCCTCCAGGTATCAACCACTACGTCAAGGATGCGCCTAAACTCGACTATTCCGATGACATGCTGGATCGTGAAGACAAGGCCAAAGAGCTGTTGAAGGAAGCAGGCGTTGAGCCAAACACGCTTTCGATTGAGCTGCTCTACAACACATCTGAAAACAACAAGAACACGATGGCAGCAATTGCTGATCAGCTTGGCAATATCGGTGTGAACGCAACGCTCAACGAAACCGAAGGCGCTACCTACTTCAACTTCCTGCGTGAAGACGGTCCGTTCGATATCGCACGCGCTGGCTGGATCGGCGATTACAACGATCCGCAGAACTTCCTCTACATTGCCCAGAGTGATGTCAGCTTCAATTATTCCAAGGTTAAAAACCCGGAATATGATGCGAAGATGGCTGAAGCAGCGAAGATCCTTGATCTGGATGCCCGCGCCAAGGTTCTGGCTGAAGCCGAGCAGCTCAAGCTCGATGATATGAGCAATATTCCTATCCTTTATTATTCCTCGCGCGCTCTTGTGTCTGACAAGATCGATGGCTGGAACGACAATCTTATGGACAGCCACAAAACCCGCTGGCTATCGTTCAAACAATAA
- a CDS encoding IS30 family transposase has protein sequence MDRTYSHIDLDERRRIARWRTAKLSVDVIAEKLGRHRSTIFRELKRNQFNDDEIKDLRGYYCTIADQKCRERRSKQRKLIRYDQLRQSVIDHINDGWSPQQIAGRMRLERHPISVSHETIYQFVYSADGRKEELWKYLPERRAKRRPRHARRHHGRRFPPELSILHRPDMVARRKQFGHWECDLIQFRKRFGKANVTSLVERVSRFTVLLRNNDRQSRPVMDGVIRVLQPLPQTARRSITFDRGTEFTEWSYLQNGIGSQTWFCDPQSPWQKGTVENTNRRTRRWLPRDLDPLTLSDRDLAFICHRLNNTPRKCLGYKTPAEVFRQKLIANRHRYA, from the coding sequence ATGGACCGTACCTATTCGCATATTGATCTGGATGAACGTCGCAGAATAGCCCGCTGGCGCACTGCAAAGCTCTCCGTTGACGTTATTGCTGAGAAGCTTGGAAGGCACCGTTCGACGATTTTTCGTGAACTCAAACGCAATCAGTTTAACGATGATGAGATCAAGGATTTAAGAGGCTATTACTGTACGATTGCTGACCAGAAATGCCGTGAGCGTCGCTCGAAGCAACGCAAGTTGATCCGGTATGATCAACTCCGGCAGTCCGTGATCGATCACATCAACGATGGATGGTCGCCGCAACAGATTGCCGGGAGAATGCGGTTGGAACGCCATCCAATCTCTGTCAGTCATGAAACGATTTATCAGTTTGTATATTCCGCTGATGGTCGCAAAGAAGAGCTTTGGAAATATCTGCCCGAACGCCGTGCCAAACGGCGTCCACGTCATGCCCGGCGTCATCATGGGCGTCGATTTCCGCCTGAACTCAGCATCTTGCACCGGCCGGACATGGTTGCCAGGCGCAAGCAGTTCGGACACTGGGAATGCGACCTCATCCAGTTTCGCAAGAGGTTCGGCAAAGCCAATGTGACGTCTCTGGTCGAGCGGGTAAGCCGCTTTACCGTGTTGCTACGCAACAATGATCGTCAGTCACGGCCGGTGATGGATGGCGTGATTAGGGTTCTCCAACCCCTGCCCCAAACGGCCCGCCGATCAATCACCTTTGATCGTGGTACTGAGTTTACAGAGTGGTCCTATCTACAGAATGGGATAGGGTCTCAAACATGGTTCTGTGATCCGCAGTCACCCTGGCAGAAAGGCACTGTTGAGAACACCAACAGACGCACAAGACGCTGGCTTCCCCGAGACCTTGATCCGCTCACCCTCAGTGATCGAGACCTCGCATTCATCTGTCATCGCCTCAACAATACACCGCGCAAATGTCTGGGGTACAAAACACCAGCAGAAGTCTTCCGACAAAAACTCATCGCAAACAGACATCGTTATGCGTAA
- a CDS encoding ABC transporter substrate-binding protein: MLSIKSIFVASGFAAALACQINPTFAAPTNYPLTLENCGAKVTFAKAPERAIGLGQNSAEILLLLGLENKMAGTAFWPSKVLPELETANAKVKLLTVEFPTFESILAENPDFVAAALPTLVGPSSKVAKREDFDKVGVPTYLSPSTCLSTAQVKDEYGSRDKLWNMDLLYKEIDELSQIFDVADRGQALIADFKARESKLRSSVTTSDKKLSYVFWFSSQSPSADAYLGGGNGASSFIADVLGGENAIKAEAEWPTLGWESIIAANPDVIVVANLDRNRWELDKPEAKIQFLNSDPAASQMPAVKNKAIVVMDGQAMNPTIRTIYGAEQVAEQLKALGIFK, from the coding sequence GTGCTCTCCATCAAGTCAATCTTTGTCGCCTCAGGTTTTGCTGCTGCCCTTGCTTGTCAGATCAATCCAACTTTTGCGGCACCAACCAACTACCCGTTAACGCTTGAAAACTGTGGAGCTAAGGTGACATTTGCCAAAGCACCAGAACGCGCTATCGGGCTTGGTCAGAACAGCGCGGAAATTCTGTTACTGCTCGGACTTGAGAACAAAATGGCCGGAACAGCTTTTTGGCCAAGCAAGGTACTGCCAGAGCTCGAAACGGCAAATGCAAAAGTGAAACTCCTCACTGTTGAGTTTCCCACATTTGAATCAATTCTCGCTGAAAACCCCGACTTTGTCGCCGCAGCATTACCGACCCTCGTTGGACCAAGCAGTAAGGTCGCCAAGCGAGAAGATTTCGATAAAGTCGGTGTCCCTACTTATCTTTCCCCAAGCACTTGCCTAAGCACAGCGCAAGTTAAAGATGAGTATGGCAGCCGCGACAAACTTTGGAATATGGACCTACTCTACAAAGAGATCGATGAACTATCGCAGATTTTTGACGTCGCAGATCGTGGACAAGCACTCATTGCCGATTTTAAAGCGCGTGAATCAAAACTCCGTTCGAGTGTTACGACAAGCGATAAGAAGCTCTCATATGTTTTTTGGTTCTCTAGCCAGTCACCATCGGCAGATGCTTATCTTGGCGGCGGAAACGGCGCTTCAAGTTTCATTGCTGACGTACTTGGCGGTGAAAATGCTATCAAGGCAGAGGCTGAATGGCCGACGCTTGGCTGGGAAAGCATTATTGCTGCAAATCCCGACGTTATCGTCGTTGCCAATCTTGATCGCAACCGTTGGGAGCTCGACAAGCCTGAAGCCAAGATTCAGTTCTTAAACAGCGATCCAGCTGCCAGCCAAATGCCTGCCGTCAAAAATAAAGCCATTGTGGTTATGGACGGACAGGCGATGAACCCGACGATCCGAACGATTTATGGTGCGGAACAAGTTGCTGAGCAGTTGAAAGCGCTCGGTATTTTCAAGTGA
- a CDS encoding FecCD family ABC transporter permease encodes MTGHALRHFGSLCFLLLASILAIGFVVCISVGIGDLPIPLSTTYWAITNRLGWTAVELNRIHETVIWDYRLSRALVAAFCGAGLALCGAIMQSLLRNPLAEPYVLGISAGASTGAVAVVIIGIGAGAVSLSAGAFVGAFSAFLFVALLSNGTRGGADRTILAGVAASQLFNAATAYIVTTSGNAQQARDVMFWLLGSFGGVRWPEFTLVSIIVGLGLIACLLYARVLDAFAFGDEAASSLGVNVGRARIALFALTAVMTATIVSMVGSIGFVGLVVPHAARFIVGPLHIKLLPACAIIGAIFMVLADIASRALIPQQVLPIGVVTALVGVPFFSIILYRFQRAS; translated from the coding sequence ATGACTGGTCATGCGTTGAGGCATTTCGGCAGTCTCTGCTTTCTGCTGCTGGCATCAATTCTAGCGATAGGATTTGTTGTCTGCATCAGTGTTGGGATCGGTGATTTGCCGATCCCGCTTTCAACGACTTATTGGGCGATTACAAATCGACTTGGATGGACGGCAGTTGAATTAAACCGCATCCATGAAACGGTTATTTGGGACTATCGTTTGAGCCGTGCTTTAGTTGCTGCTTTTTGTGGCGCAGGATTGGCTCTTTGCGGTGCGATCATGCAATCCTTGTTACGCAACCCATTGGCTGAACCCTACGTTCTGGGCATATCGGCAGGCGCATCGACTGGCGCAGTCGCCGTTGTCATTATAGGCATTGGAGCAGGAGCAGTTTCACTTTCCGCCGGTGCATTTGTCGGGGCATTTTCAGCTTTTCTGTTTGTCGCCTTACTATCAAACGGAACCCGTGGCGGTGCAGATCGCACAATCCTGGCAGGTGTTGCAGCGTCACAATTATTTAATGCGGCAACAGCCTATATCGTCACCACGTCGGGTAATGCTCAGCAAGCACGCGATGTCATGTTCTGGCTTTTAGGTAGCTTTGGTGGCGTCCGTTGGCCGGAGTTTACTCTGGTTTCAATTATCGTCGGGCTGGGTCTGATCGCCTGTTTGTTATACGCGCGCGTATTGGATGCATTTGCATTTGGTGATGAGGCTGCTTCGTCATTGGGTGTCAATGTCGGACGCGCGCGTATTGCGCTCTTTGCTTTAACGGCAGTTATGACCGCAACGATCGTCAGCATGGTCGGTTCTATAGGCTTTGTAGGGCTTGTCGTTCCACATGCAGCGCGATTTATTGTCGGCCCACTTCATATCAAACTACTACCTGCCTGTGCGATTATAGGTGCCATATTTATGGTTTTGGCGGATATTGCTTCCAGAGCGCTTATACCTCAGCAGGTATTGCCTATTGGCGTTGTTACTGCCCTGGTGGGTGTACCGTTTTTTTCGATCATTCTCTATCGGTTTCAGCGCGCATCATGA
- a CDS encoding ABC transporter ATP-binding protein: MTIKVDNLTWKIGKKTILDGVSFQAKQGKMLGLLGPNGSGKTSLLRLIAGLKQPNSGKIFLDEKDISKIARRTIAQRVAFVEQHATTNANLKVNDVVKLGRFPHRSMFSGWNISDEAAVDEAIERTGMTAKRHERWQSLSGGEKQRAHIARALAQAPKELILDEPTNHLDIQHQMGLLRLISGLSMTSIIALHDLNHASMFCDELIIMQSGAIVASGTPQNVITQQLLKDVFSVDARIEHSPYSNRPHIHYLR; encoded by the coding sequence ATGACAATTAAGGTCGATAATCTTACTTGGAAGATAGGAAAGAAGACCATTTTAGATGGGGTTTCTTTTCAAGCGAAGCAGGGGAAAATGCTTGGGCTTTTAGGGCCAAACGGATCTGGCAAAACATCGCTGTTGCGCCTGATTGCTGGTTTAAAACAGCCCAATTCTGGCAAGATTTTCCTTGATGAGAAAGATATCAGCAAGATAGCGAGGCGTACAATCGCACAACGCGTTGCATTTGTAGAACAGCACGCCACGACAAATGCCAATCTCAAAGTAAATGATGTCGTGAAGCTGGGGCGCTTCCCCCATCGGTCGATGTTTTCTGGTTGGAACATCTCCGACGAAGCGGCTGTTGACGAGGCAATCGAACGTACAGGAATGACAGCGAAGCGTCATGAGCGTTGGCAAAGTCTTTCAGGTGGCGAGAAGCAGCGCGCACATATTGCTCGAGCGTTGGCCCAAGCACCAAAGGAACTCATTCTGGATGAGCCAACAAATCATCTTGATATTCAACACCAGATGGGACTTTTACGACTGATCTCTGGCTTATCCATGACAAGCATTATCGCGCTGCATGACCTTAATCACGCATCCATGTTTTGTGATGAGCTTATCATTATGCAAAGTGGCGCAATCGTTGCTTCAGGCACACCACAAAATGTCATCACGCAACAGCTTCTTAAAGACGTATTCTCCGTAGACGCTCGGATCGAACACTCGCCCTACAGCAATCGTCCCCATATTCATTATCTACGATAA
- a CDS encoding TerC family protein yields the protein MELFTSLFMGTPVWMWLVFIGIVLALLVLDLGVFNKEDHEIEIGESLKMSAFYITLGLAFSGFVWWQMSGEATAQYLTAFVVEKTLALDNIFVIALIFSFFAIPRKYQHRVLFWGILGVIVLRGIMIGLGATIVANYHWVLYIFAVFLIVTGIKMLFSGEDSEPDMSRNPLLRFARKRMRITDELHGNAFFVRLKDSATGKTVRFATPLFLALIMIEVADLIFAVDSVPAVFTITTDPFIVYTSNIFAILGLRALFFALSAILHRFAYLKYALSILLIFIGSKMFIADLMGWEKFPPSWSLGITFAILGAGIVISLAKTKGLAEKTHTELN from the coding sequence ATGGAACTCTTTACATCACTTTTTATGGGAACACCTGTCTGGATGTGGCTAGTGTTCATTGGAATCGTTCTGGCATTGCTGGTGCTCGATCTGGGAGTCTTCAACAAGGAAGACCACGAGATCGAAATCGGCGAAAGCCTCAAAATGTCCGCGTTCTATATCACACTTGGATTGGCCTTTTCCGGCTTTGTCTGGTGGCAGATGAGCGGCGAAGCGACAGCACAATATCTAACGGCATTTGTGGTCGAAAAAACGCTGGCTCTGGACAATATTTTTGTCATCGCTTTGATTTTCAGCTTCTTTGCCATCCCTCGCAAGTATCAGCACCGTGTTCTCTTCTGGGGTATTCTTGGTGTCATTGTATTGCGCGGTATTATGATTGGCCTTGGCGCTACCATTGTCGCCAATTACCACTGGGTACTCTACATCTTTGCCGTCTTCCTTATCGTTACGGGCATAAAGATGCTTTTTTCAGGCGAAGATTCTGAGCCAGATATGAGCCGCAATCCGTTGCTCCGTTTCGCACGCAAGCGCATGCGTATTACGGACGAGTTGCACGGCAATGCATTTTTCGTGCGATTGAAAGATAGTGCTACGGGCAAGACAGTTCGGTTTGCTACGCCACTGTTTTTGGCACTGATCATGATCGAAGTTGCAGACTTGATCTTTGCTGTAGATTCGGTTCCGGCAGTATTTACGATTACAACTGATCCGTTCATCGTCTACACATCGAACATTTTTGCGATTCTTGGCCTCAGAGCTTTGTTTTTCGCGCTGTCGGCTATTTTGCATCGCTTCGCATATTTAAAATATGCGCTATCGATCTTGCTGATCTTCATTGGTTCTAAAATGTTTATTGCCGATTTGATGGGTTGGGAAAAATTTCCACCGTCATGGTCGCTCGGTATTACATTTGCGATCCTTGGAGCAGGTATCGTGATATCACTTGCGAAAACAAAAGGTCTGGCCGAAAAGACTCATACTGAGCTGAACTAA
- a CDS encoding TIGR01244 family sulfur transferase — MDIRQIDDNYSVTGQISPDDVRDIAAEGFQTIICNRPDGEEGPDQPTFEEVAKVAEKAGIKTYYIPVIGGQLTQQNVDEMASALAEAEGPILGYCRSGTRSTNIYGIVQNQKRG; from the coding sequence ATGGATATTCGTCAAATCGATGACAATTACTCAGTGACCGGACAAATCTCGCCCGATGACGTGCGCGATATAGCGGCTGAAGGCTTTCAGACGATCATCTGTAATCGTCCAGATGGCGAGGAAGGACCGGACCAACCAACTTTTGAAGAAGTCGCAAAGGTAGCCGAAAAGGCTGGTATCAAGACCTATTATATACCGGTCATTGGCGGACAGTTAACTCAGCAAAACGTTGATGAAATGGCCTCGGCACTTGCCGAAGCCGAGGGCCCAATTCTGGGCTACTGTCGTTCAGGCACGCGCTCTACGAACATTTACGGAATCGTGCAGAACCAAAAGCGCGGATAA